The sequence CCGCCCATCACCTGGACGATGATCGGCGACATCGTCGGCGGGCACGGCGCAACCAAGCGCTGGATGCCGCTCAGCCGCATCGATCCGAGCATGGCCCGCGCCGCGATCGCCGCCGAGGACGCGCGCTTCTGCGAGCATCATGGCTTCGATTTCAAGGCAATGGCCGCCGCGGCGGCGCGCAACGCGACGGGCACAAGGATCATCCGCGGCGGCTCCACGATCAGCCAGCAGACCGCGAAGAACGTCTTCCTGTGGCAAGGCGGAGGCTATTTCCGCAAAGGGCTGGAGGCCTACTTCACCGTCCTGATCGAGAATATCTGGGGCAAGCGGCGGATCATGGAGGTCTACCTCAACGTCGCCGAGACCGGCATCGGCACCTATGGCGTCAATGCCGGCAGCATG is a genomic window of Sphingomonas sp. containing:
- the mtgA gene encoding monofunctional biosynthetic peptidoglycan transglycosylase produces the protein MPKRRRKPLWRRILGWVIKAVLVFLLLSITMVVVYRFVGPPITWTMIGDIVGGHGATKRWMPLSRIDPSMARAAIAAEDARFCEHHGFDFKAMAAAAARNATGTRIIRGGSTISQQTAKNVFLWQGGGYFRKGLEAYFTVLIENIWGKRRIMEVYLNVAETGIGTYGVNAGSMRYFKHDASRLSDKEAALIAAVLPLPKKRAAIDPRGFTRRYGNSINARIGVVAGDGLDACLR